The following is a genomic window from Rana temporaria chromosome 7, aRanTem1.1, whole genome shotgun sequence.
cgtgtttacatatggctctccccgttcttcagctccggggagcgatcgcgacggagcggctataaacaaatagccgcgccgtggtcccggatcgctccccgagcggacccgacctccgcatgtagcggggggggtcccgatcggaccccccacccgctaataggcaaggacgtacatgtacgcccatgtgcctgtacgtgccatattgtggacgtatatgtacatgcgggggtcgggaactggttaatctgtaacttttgtttcagactccggcggggaaatgggcgttcctatgaagaggggaacatgattgacggccggctatggcgcgtcacacgttccgaaaaaagccgaaataggacggGGACacatacggcgcctgcacagtcagctcctagtctgtgcgcaggcgccgtatagcgccgtgaagagccgagtcctactctggctattttcggaacgtgtgacgcgccatagccggccgtcaatcatgttcccctcttcataggaacgcctttccccgcgggagtctaaaatgaaagttacggattaaaccgtaagtacagcggggaaaaaaaggcatactgtagctgacgctagtatgctcgtttggatggtacatagttgtgtttttgggtgaacctccgctttaaggatctacactggctcccgatagcaaaacgggtcGAGTTCAAGGCTCTCTGGTGTTTtgggcctattggcaactaggcCCGATGAACTTATCGAACATGACtcaacactactgtccacccagagatcTTCGTTCAACTGACGCCCTGTTAGCGATTATTTAACCTAGTCGCTCCGCTTTAAAGGGTGGCtgccggctccaaacactggggaattctctttggaatcggctccgagcatcctcctccttgatggccttccgtaaaggcttgaaaacacttcttttttcacaagcctacggATAGACACTTGGCCATCCAACTCTTAGCAGGAcactgccttaatcccaggctgcggtccatggtcagggagtagggataggctccttgggctagattcacaaagagatacgacggtgtatctccagatcctccgtcgtatctctgagttcggccagtcgtatctatgcggctgattcatagaatcagttacacatagatatgactaagatccgacaggtgtaactgtgttacaccgtcggatcttacctgcaatttaaaaatggcgcggggggcgttctcgctgatttacgctgagaaatatgtaaatcagcgagatacgccaattcacgaacgtacgcggacccgacgcagtgttgttacgacgtttccttagcggttttcccggcgtatacttacccctgcttctatgaggcgcagccaatgttaagtatagccgtcgttcccgcgacgattttgaatttttttacgtcgtttgcgtaagtcgttctcgaatactgATGAATGTCGTTTActtaagcgtcgaaaccactgacgtcctagcgacgtcagtgggagcaatgcacgccgggaaaattcacggactgcgcatgctcatttaaatcggcgcggggacgcgcctgatttaaatagtacactgcccctagccgcggaatttgaattccgccgggggatttacgatccgccgccgcaagtttggaggtaagtggtttgtgaattacccacttgcctctcaaacttgcggcagcgtatcttaaatcacagatcacgcggatctaaagatccgctgatctatgtgaatctagccccttgtgtccattccctcccctctttttatatttctgtttacttCTTGCTTGTTCACCTCTTTCACTTAGATGTCCTAGTCTCTTCTCTTAGCTCCTGGGaattggatacccccagcttgttggtaagcgcttagacgcgagtttcacaactcgcattcgccGCTCTATaagcatccagtgtgcatgaggccttatgtgTGCGTTTACATCAGTGTCCAGGACTTCGGACTGCATAGTTGCTGAGCAAGCTATGTGCTTTGTGTACTCAGACAGAGAGATAGATCATTCTGGCACCCGTTACCACAAACGCCAaccttgtacccccccccccccccccagccatttTATTGTGCAACACCGTAAtaaggccatgctgtctgccagaTATTAGATTATCATGTTTAACCTTTGAAAGAACAGAAACTAAGATtgttttaaagggtaactccacttttgtgggaaaaagggcaaaaaatatacacagtacagaccaaaagtttggacacaccttctcattcaaaaagttttctttattttcatgactatgaaaattgtagattcacactgaaggcatcaaaactatgaatgaacacatgtggaattatacataacaaaaaagtgtgaaacaactgaaaatatatttcatattctaggttcttcaaagtagccaccttttgctttgattactgcttggcacactcttggcattctcttgatgagcttcaagaggtagtcacctggcgcagcaccccatcactctccttcttggtcaaatagtccttacacagcctggaggtgtgtttggggtcattgtcctgttgaaaaataaatgatggtccaactaaacacaaaccggatggaatagcatgccgctgcaagatgctgtggtagccatgctggttcagtatgccttcaattttgattaaatccccaacagtgtcaccagcaaagctcCCCCacaccatctcacctcctcctccatgcttcacggtgggaaccaggcatgtagagtccatccgttcaccttttctgcgtcgcacaaagacacgggggttggaaccaaagatctcaagtttggactcatcagaccaaagcacagatttccactggtctaatgtccatcccttgtgttctttaccccaaacaagtctcttctgcttgttgtctttctttagcagtggtttcctagcagatattctaccatgaaggcctgattcacacagtctcctcttatcagttctagagatgtgtctgctgcaaaaggtggaagaacctagaatacgaaatatattttcagttgtttcagacttttttgttatgtataattccacatgtgttcattcatagttttgatgccttcagtgtgaatctacaattttcatagtcatgaaaataaagaaaactctttgaatgagaaggtgtgtccaaacttctggtctgtactgtgtgtgtatatatgtgtgtatgtatgtatgtatgtatgtgtatatatgtgtatatatatatatatatatatatatatatatatatatatatatatatatatatatatatatataaacatatacaattgcaacacaagtcattGTCATTGAATGTtactaaaaatgacctttcctgctgtgctgtagttttctgtaaaatgtaatccaatatggctacctggaggccgtgtgtacacagatggtgtacagaatgcCAACCAGAAtggtcatttcctgcttgtgtgattggctcactgattttcccagaagtctgcactaagatacaagtcagattttgggaTGCCTATTTTGTTGGGCAAAATGGGAAAGCATGTCTATAGGATGCAGACCCtgacactttcctcattagaaccctgcaGGTCCAGCAGCTGAACATGAAATATGAAACATTCACATTAATTtttcacatggacacagacaaatgccgcgtacacacggtcgttttatgtgatgaaaaaaaatgacgtttttcaaaacgtcactttaattgaccgtgtgtgggggaaaacgtcgttttatgtcttctaaaaaacgaccaaaaaaaattgaagcatgcttcaattttatgtgtcgtttttcaaaacgtcaacttttacttcacagaaattgaccgtgtgtagcaaaaacgtcgtttaaaacgacgttttttcatccgcgcatgcccagaagctacttatgaagcgagcttcaatggaaaaacgtggtggaacgtaacctcactttgctagaacattgtgagaaaacgatggtgtgtaggcaactttgtctttgaaaattgaagtttcaaaaatgttgttttttacttttttacacagaaaattacgttttttttcatcacataaagtgatggtgtttaTGCGGCAAAACATCTATTTGTTCAGAATAACAaatggtaggaatctgcaacaaagtccctgcaatgtacatagatcacccagaggggtaaTGTTTTCTTCTCAACAAAAGTAGAGTTACTCTTTAACCGCTTGCGGACCGCTCCACATACATGTACTGCCGCAGGGCAgcccggctgcgcaaaatcacgtacctgtaggtGATTTTGTGCAAGGGGTAAGCCGCTCCcagtgtgattggacacagcgggtccGGTGGCCTTGATGGCCACCGCGACCCGCCGATCGTTTACAGGAAAGACGGATCAGAGGTCTGCCTGTGTAAAACAGGAAAACGGTGGATCAGTCAGGAATGGAAAGAGAGATCTTGTGATTCAGCTAAGCTGAATCACGGATCTCTCTTTTCCTTTAGTGTGACACTGccccacacagttagtaagcacctccctagggaacatttagccccttgatcgcccctggtgttaaccccttccctgccagtgtcatgtatacagtaatcagtgcatttttatagcactgatcgctgtattggtgtcactggtccccaaaaaggtgtcagatttgtctgccgcatttgtcgaaatcccgctaaaaaccgcagatcgTGGCCTTTTCCTAGGCAGACTGTATTTGCTTGCAGTCTTGTGTACATACTGGTGAGATCACCCATCACTCCTTATCTTATACCAAGAGGGAGTTaggagaaacccccccccccccttagtaggAGCCACAACACCTAGTCAGGCGTCAACCCCTTCTTTTCCttgtccaaaaataaaaatgtggtggGAGCTAGGCTTTATTGTACAGCCTGAGTTCATCCAGATGTACTTTACAATCTCTGTTACTCTAATTGCAGGTGACTTTCGATGTTGCGTGGAATCCTAATTGTGTGGATAATCGTTGCTATAACTATTCTGCCATAGCGGAGCTGTCTGACTTTTTGTTTGTAATGTCCTACGATGAGCAATCTCAGATCTGGACTGAATGTATTGCTGGAGCCAACGCACCATTTAACCAAACCATAGCCGGTGAGCGCAGAGTTGTGTTATGATATGTTGTTTTTTATTACTTCCAGTATATTCCACAATGCTTCACACAGACATTTGTCTTTAGTCCCTGCCCCAGAGGAGCTTATTTCCAATGCCAACAGAGGGAGGGGTGTGCCACATCATCAGGAATCctacacatatagctagattcaggtacatggccgcaactttgcggcggcgtagtttaaggcatttaagctacgccgccgtaagttagcgaggcaagtacatgattcacaatgtacttgcctgctaagttacggcggcgtagcctaaagcgggcgggcgtaagggcgcctaattcaaatgtgtctgagggggcgtgttttatgttaatggggcttgaccttatgttttttacgttttttttagactgcgcatgcgccgggcacctacatttcccagtgtgcattgcggctaagtacgccgcacgggcctattgatttcgacatggacgtaaacaacgtaaatccctattcggggacgacttccgcaaacgacgtaaaaatttcgaaacgggaacggcggccatactttaacattggctacgccacctagggggcatctttaactttaggcggcctatctcttacgtaaacggcgtaaatgtactgcggtggccgggcgtacgttcgtgaatcagcgtatctactgatttgcatattctacgccgattgcaatggaagcgccacctagcggccagcagaaatattgcaacctaagataggacggcacaagccgtcgtatcttggatatgtttaagcgtatctctgtttgagaatacacttaaacataggtcggtgcagattcagagttaggtcggcttatctgtagataagccggcctaactctttctgaatctagctaatagctcccaactgtccctgatttcgaggcactgtccctgatttcgagcaatatccctctgtcccccttcccccctcatttgtccctcattttggtctaaaccatatagttgtataaaaaaaataccttttgtcttacaaaaagtgtttcccagtgctaaacatttcatccaatttctaaattgctgcatttgtacattttaaaagccaatataaaagaatagtagtggtaaaaaaagcactcttggatttaattaaccttttttgggttaattctccttttaaccacttccggaccgctgcACGCCGTGATATGtcggctgtttaaccacttgcctacagggcacgttcaccccccttcctgcccaagtcatttttcagctttcagcgctgtcacactttgaatgacaattgcgcagtcatgcaacactgtacccaaatgaaatgtttatcatttttttccccacaaatagagctttctattggtggtattttatcacctgcggtttttatttcttgcactataaacaaaagaagagggacaagtttgaaaaaaacacaatattttttacatgagcagcgcccacatgtgaagtatcgccgcaatcgttagagcgagagcaataattttagcactagacctcctctgtaactgaaaatatgcaacctgtagaattttttaaacgttgcctatggagatttttaagggtaaaagtttgtcaccattccacgagcaggcgcaatttttaagcgtgacaattttgggtatcaatttacttggcgtaacaattttttactttactgttgtcttgttttttttttttttttaaattgtgtatttttttcaaaaatacggtgggacataaagtattgcaacgaccgccattttattctctagtgtgttagaattttttttttataatgtttgggggttctaagtaattttctagcaaaaaaattgtttttaacttctcagaaagaggctcagtccttaaagtggtgttcccgccacaatttcactttttaaatataaatacccctgtaatacacaagcttaatgtattctagtaaagttagtctgtaaactaaggtccgttttgttaggttgttacagcatttagacactttataaaatagaaattgactggggccatcttaagtgtgggcatcatgaagccagactgtatgacttcctggatttcagccttgcagatctcgcacatgctcagtgctgcacaagcagtgtcagatcaggtttcagcacctgtgctgtccaagtcacatgattctttgagactggggagtgcacagactcctggaaagttacacccactacattcccaggagtctgtgcggtgtaggttaggaagcattaagcacctaggtgcaggaagtgggaagattaactattctgcctagcaacaacactttgaaggcatctaaaaaaaaaaacattttcgtaaaggactaatgacatttttttaaaactactgatgtaatgttatatttatgggtggaactccactttaagggggtgtggcaagggtgtgcatgcctacatacttttgttagTAGTTGTCCCTCGTTCCTATCTCTAAATGTTGTCCACACACTTAGTTAATATCAGctatatatttgaagattttttcAAAAGAGATTGTTAGGTGTATGAGCGGTTTAAGGGCAATAATCCCAGCAACTGTATTTCTTTATATGGCTTACAATTCCAACTCTGTTATGCTGTTCAAGGTTGGTTTGCCGACACGGTACTGCACACAATGCTCCACATGGgtgaaaaacaaaaccaaaaaaattcccagctcaacttaccgaccagtctgcaaccaaccaaattatcctgtctaacagtggggtagattcagatatctccgcctaaagttacggcggcgcagcgtagtgtatatacgctacgcctccacagcttacaggagcaagtgcagtattcacaaagcacttgctccgtaagtcgcggcggcgtagcgtaaatggggccggcgtaagcgcgcgtaattcaaatggggaaggggggcgtgttttattttaatatgtgatgacctgacgtgatttacgTACGGCACATgccccgtccgtgtacatatcccagtgtgcattgcttccaagtacggctcaacgacgtattggtttcgacgtgaacgtaatttacgtccagccctattcgcgaacgacttacgctaacgacgtaaataattcaaatttcgaagcgggaacgacgtccatacttaacattggatgcgcctcctaatagcaggagcagccttacgcagaaaaagcctttacgcaaacgacgtaaaaaactacggcacgtacgtttgtgaatcggcgtatctaggaaattagcatattctacgccgacaacaacggaaacgcccctagcggccaaagttatactgcacacaattctacgctgtcgcaatcaagttacgtcggtggaggaagcctattttttcagcgtaactgcctttgagaatcggcgtaacgctacgcgggcgcggatttCACATTACGATggcgtatgtgaatctaccccagtatgtgttaaaaacaagggtttgcacacatttgcaaatacatgcataagctgcagagccactccAAGGTACtccagtattatctgcagtcctaactctaaatgTTGAGAGCCTCCATTGTGGAAGCACATGCGTTACAATGGATGGGCAGAGagcaggtgagcctggagggagcccactcctccttgaccacttaaggaccagcacacaactatatacgtcctctttttgaagaggACGCCATCTCTTCAGGCACCGgttctgtaaacgataatggtggtctctgcggcggattcactgcgagatcaccgttatcggcagcgGAAGAGGGGcccgccgctctcccacgccctccttaccggagccgttggtagcggtggaggcgatcgggtcctcttcctagctgggtatggagacgagtgaggggaagatggcccccaccagtctccataccatagcagagcGGAAGCGtcatcaaaatgtcacttccgcccatacgtcttaggccccgtacacacgaccaaacatgtatgctgaaactggtccgcgggccagtttcagcatacatgttcggtcgtgtgtaggcgcgagcgggccgaattccagcaaacatttgcccgccgggccttttcccagcgggcaaatattcctggacgtgttttaaaaccgtccgctggaatcctgcccgctcggacatgtactgtcgtcagtacagacctaccgtacatgtccaggcgcccgccgtccctcgcatgcgtcgaatgacttcgacgcatgcgtggaagcctttaaatggcaggcccgcggcgacgacgcggacacgccccgcgtattgtttacgcgcggacttctgtacgatggttagtacaaccatcgtacagaagccctctggcaggcatgtacggtgaaaacggtccgacggaccgctttcatcgtacatgtttgctcgtgtgtaccgggccttaaaggcacattttttgttttttattgtatttttgtccaaatatgagatctgagatctttttgaccccagatttcatatttaagaggacctgtcatgcttttttctattacaaggaatgtttacattccttgtaataggaataaaagcgacccatttttttttaaaaaatcaagttaaaataaataagaaaacaaaaaacatttttttaaagcgccccgacccgcatatgaaaaaagtgttcaaaccacacaagtgaggtatcgccgcaatcgttagagcgagggcaataattctacctcctctgtaattcaaaagatgcaacctatagaatttttaaaaaaacgcttatggagatttttaagggtaaaagtttgacgccattccacgagcgggcgcagttttgaagcgtgacatgttgggtatcaatttacttggcgtaacattatctttcacaatataaaaaaaaaaattgggctacctttactgttgtcttattttgtatttcaaaaaagattttttttcccaaaaaagtgcgcttgtaagaccgctgcgcaaatacggtgtgacaaaaagtattgtgatgactgtcattttattctctagggtgttagaaaaaaatatatataatgtttgggggttttttctagcaaaaaaaaatgttttagtcttgtgaacaccgaatctgaaaaacaccttctgtaaaggaacctatttagaaaataaaaaaacaaacctttacaacccctttaagcgttGATGTAACGTGAAACGCGTAGCCTTTTCTCATACCCCACAGTTCCTTGCTGCGGTGTTATGTTGCTTTTATGATGCAATAAAAATTGACTTTTTCAGAGTGCAGCTGTCATTGGATGGCAAATTGACATGGAAAATGGAACTCCAAACTCATCTAGTCCTACAGAAATGCCAACTTTGTGGTTTTGGGGGCCTGCAGACATTTGTTAAAAATGACTTGTCTTTTTCAGGTTACCAGAAGTTCATTAATTTGGGAATTGACCCCAAGAAGCTTGTAATGGGCGTCCCGTGGTATAGTTATGATTACGTCTGTCTCAATTTAACAGAGGTAGGTTTTTCTTGTATGTCTGTGTGCAAATGCAATCAGCTTTGTAATttaatgcagggtttgacaaatttgcttggaatctaggagccaggtaaaaaagttaggagccagaaaacgcaccccgtcccaacgagcttgcgcgcaaaagcgaacacatacgtgagaagcgcccgcatatgtaaacggtgttcaaaccacacatgtgaggtatcgccgcgattggtagagcgagagcaataattctagccctagacttcctctgtaactcaaaacatgcaacctgtagatttttttaaacgtcgcctatgaagattttaaaagtaaaagtttgttggcattccacgagcggacgcaattttgaagcgtgacatgttgggtattaatttactcggcgtaacattatctttcataatataaaaaaaaatggggataactttactgttgttttattttataattaaaaaagtgtaattttttcccaatacggcgtgacagaaagtattgcaacgatcggcattttttcattttggatagagcaaaagTTATAACCCCTAaaagattcctttttttttttttcacggtctGTGTCCTATAGATAAACAGGAACAgtaaggaaatccctgcaaataaagggaattgcttggggacccccagaactgtaagaccccccccccccccccattgtaagatttcctctctattacttttctgtggacaacctaaaatgtgtgttttacttttactttcaatgataatggtaatgtGCATTattatggcagttgcagatcaaacagaagatagcatggcagcttccttggctgaaaagaataggagggtttagttcaacttttttattttttttatccaactTCACAAAATCAGTCATTGTCCTCTAAATTACAGTACTTGGACATTAGACAtgcgcactgccaaaaaattttttttttttatttatgttattttcttttcttttttttttttttaaattcgggaaaatcaaaaaaaaaaatgtttccgttttttattcgtttttttgcttttttcggatttccgaaaaagcaaaaaatgaaataaaatttcCGGAAAAAACACgaatgaaactaaaatgaaaaaaaaaaccgcaaattctaaaaattcggaaatttcccattttcacattttttattttcgaactttagatttttgaatgttacaatttcgaattttcgatttttttatttttcgaatttttcattttcgaaaattctaaatttcgaaaattcaaaagtgaaaaattcgaaaaataaaaaatttgaatattcgaaatttcgaaaatgaaaaaattagaaaaataaaacatttgaaaattcgaatattcgaaatagaaaaattcgaaaattgaagattcgaatattcgaaatttgaaaattcaaatttcgaattttttatttttcgaatttgaaaatttcgaatttttcaattttcagatTTGCAAAtgttatttttcgaatttttcattttcgattttcaaatttcaaatttttcgaaaataaaaaatgaaaaatgtcgaaaattcggaatttctcaaattttaaaaaacgaaaaatgtttatttctgaaattcgaaaattaggaaatgaaaaaattagaaaattcggaaattcgaaattttcggaaattcgaaattttcggaaattcgaaattttcggaaattcaaaattttctgaagtccgaaaattcggaaataaaaaaaacgttgatacaaaatttcggaattaacgaatttccgaattttcgttaaaaaacgaattagaaactaaactaattgcacatgtctaatgtacaTTCCCAAACCCAATTGCAACAGTTGGAAGTTGTAGAGAACTTGTAAAGTGATGGGGCATGTGATCTCTCATCAAccgctagtaaaaaaaataaaaaaaaattgtctacttTGCTTTCTAATGGACTTACGTTTTGTATTTCTCTAAGGATAACACGTGTGAATTGGAAAAACGTCCGTTCCAAGGGGCTCCATGCAGCGACGCAGTTGGCCGCCAGGTACCCTACAGGACAATTATGAAGCAGGTGAACAGTTCTCTGACGGGGCGGTTATGGGACAATGAGCAGAAGGCTCCTTTTTATAATTACAAGGTTTGTATGTCTGTATGTATCGCTGTATTTTGCTCTTATTGCTTTCCATGACGATCTCTAAGACGCacaatttataaaatgttttccaGGACAATAAAGGAAAAATCCATCAGGTGTGGTACGATGACCCGGAGAGTATAACGCTGAAGGCGATCTACGTCAAGAAGCTCGGTCTCCGAGGGATTGGGATGTGGAATGGAGACCTCCTGGATTATTCTGGTGATCCGGTAGCTCAGGAACAAACCAAGGCGATGTGGAAAGCGTTAACACCATAACTGCTGCTGATGACCCGTCACCTGTAGCCCAGGAACAAGAATGATTTGCTGCTAGGTTTTCTATCATAgatgattcttcaaaaaaattgtaaatccaacatttcatattcctgatatgtgcctgctgtaccatgaacttgtatgaaaaagtatcatgTTCTTTTTTTCGCTTCCTTTTTATGAAAtccttggtgatcctgccagtctctctactatcacaaaactgaccacatttggcatgagagcacagcgtggttagttttctggctgtgctgcctgctctcctccaatgatcagatgtGTGCTGTCATGCccctctgcacagccattcactgggaagagccgtgtactgctgtttctccttcCCCAGCTCTCTTAGCTCCTTA
Proteins encoded in this region:
- the LOC120945974 gene encoding di-N-acetylchitobiase-like, translated to MGGMSAVCLILMIGAAVCLAACPCSDPALCDPIQHSRDSEVYVFYVRGKNWKLYDWSKVTTVALFAPYDPELMCFAHSKGARFVLTGDVSVKEIVDPKQRSAWIAGKVNLAKTQYMDGINLDIEQPILPHTPEYYALTGLVKETTEAFHREIPGSQVTFDVAWNPNCVDNRCYNYSAIAELSDFLFVMSYDEQSQIWTECIAGANAPFNQTIAGYQKFINLGIDPKKLVMGVPWYSYDYVCLNLTEDNTCELEKRPFQGAPCSDAVGRQVPYRTIMKQVNSSLTGRLWDNEQKAPFYNYKDNKGKIHQVWYDDPESITLKAIYVKKLGLRGIGMWNGDLLDYSGDPVAQEQTKAMWKALTP